One genomic segment of Nocardia spumae includes these proteins:
- a CDS encoding SRPBCC family protein: protein MGHIRYASDVGAPVEVAFTYADNHLFVPDWMFGITAFEPIGEAGHGPGALYAATLRLGLWRPTVECEITEYRRNAVIGYTLRRRRPGKAAPAQTTASDPVGEAVPPQVPVLATLTLRFDPLGYGRAVLTSEADYPPLHGWLARPAAKAVDVLAQAAVRRSEAQLRREIEEFHGTDLVGRIA, encoded by the coding sequence ATGGGCCACATCAGGTACGCGAGTGACGTCGGGGCTCCCGTGGAAGTCGCATTCACCTACGCCGACAACCATCTGTTCGTACCGGATTGGATGTTCGGTATCACGGCATTCGAACCCATCGGCGAGGCCGGCCACGGCCCGGGTGCGCTCTATGCCGCAACCCTTCGACTCGGACTGTGGCGCCCCACGGTCGAGTGTGAAATCACCGAATACCGCCGCAACGCGGTCATCGGATACACCCTGCGCAGGCGCCGGCCGGGGAAGGCGGCGCCTGCGCAGACCACCGCTTCCGATCCGGTAGGAGAAGCGGTCCCGCCGCAGGTCCCGGTGCTCGCCACGCTGACCCTGAGGTTCGATCCGCTCGGCTACGGACGCGCGGTCCTGACCTCGGAGGCCGACTATCCACCCCTGCACGGATGGCTGGCCCGACCTGCCGCGAAAGCGGTCGATGTGCTCGCCCAGGCGGCGGTCCGCCGCAGCGAGGCGCAATTGCGCAGGGAGATAGAGGAATTCCACGGCACGGATCTTGTCGGGCGGATTGCGTAG
- a CDS encoding MCE family protein yields MKRLRRTSVAMGVSATMLAASGCGLTVESLPLPKPGQSGETYTLHAVFSNALNLPDQAKVKIGGSDVGVVTHIETKNFQAIVDMSVRKDIALSTDSTAELRQATPLGDVFVALSRPKSDGGAATLKNGDTIGIDHTSAGATVEELLLSVSMLFNGGGVAALTKLASELDSVVGGRPDQLASLIKQMTSVTTTLHANSDRIDGVLNGFDALANTIEANHNQLGQVADTLPQMIGAIAENNKQIGDLLGKISTTSAALGDYADTSHDQLAGLLDNVHKLMAALAQTSNTLGPALDALHEIRPKVDASFKGNTLAVAATLTQLDVGALTDPPHSKVWDLRDLQDMAGSLIQVLQIVYGRVTGGHR; encoded by the coding sequence ATGAAGCGCCTGCGGCGCACGTCCGTGGCGATGGGGGTGTCGGCGACGATGCTCGCGGCCTCCGGCTGCGGGTTGACGGTGGAAAGTCTGCCGCTGCCCAAACCAGGACAGTCCGGGGAGACCTACACCTTGCACGCGGTGTTCTCCAATGCGCTCAACCTGCCCGATCAGGCCAAGGTGAAGATCGGTGGTTCCGACGTCGGGGTGGTCACCCACATCGAGACCAAGAACTTCCAGGCCATCGTCGACATGTCGGTCCGCAAGGACATCGCCCTGTCCACCGATTCCACCGCGGAACTGCGGCAGGCCACGCCACTCGGCGATGTGTTCGTCGCCCTGTCGAGGCCGAAATCCGATGGCGGTGCGGCGACGTTGAAGAACGGCGACACCATCGGTATCGACCACACCTCCGCCGGTGCCACGGTCGAGGAGCTGCTGCTCTCGGTCTCGATGCTGTTCAACGGCGGCGGTGTCGCGGCGCTGACCAAGCTGGCCTCGGAACTCGATTCGGTGGTCGGTGGCCGGCCCGATCAGCTCGCCAGCCTGATCAAGCAGATGACGAGCGTGACCACCACCCTGCACGCCAACAGCGATCGAATCGACGGTGTGCTCAACGGATTCGACGCACTGGCCAACACCATCGAGGCCAATCACAACCAGCTGGGACAGGTCGCCGACACGCTGCCGCAGATGATCGGCGCCATCGCCGAGAACAACAAGCAGATCGGTGATCTGCTCGGCAAGATCTCGACGACCAGCGCCGCACTCGGGGACTACGCCGACACCAGCCACGATCAGCTGGCCGGACTGCTGGACAACGTGCACAAGCTCATGGCCGCGCTGGCGCAGACCAGTAACACTCTCGGACCGGCTCTGGACGCGCTGCACGAAATCCGGCCCAAGGTCGATGCGTCGTTCAAGGGCAATACGCTCGCCGTGGCGGCCACCCTGACCCAGCTGGACGTCGGTGCGCTGACCGACCCGCCGCACAGCAAGGTCTGGGATCTGCGGGATCTGCAGGATATGGCGGGCAGTTTGATCCAGGTGCTGCAGATCGTCTACGGCCGAGTGACAGGGGGCCACCGATGA
- a CDS encoding TIGR03084 family metal-binding protein, translated as MADLEALLGDFEAECVDLDHLVAPLSPADWARPTPAAGWTIAHQIAHLTWTDEVSTIAATDAGAFAELLREAAAKIATFVDDAAADMATTPPPDLLERWRRGRRGLADALRAVPAGTKLPWFGPPMSPMSMVSARLMETWAHGQDVADALGAARTPTARLRNIAHIGVRTRDFAYTVHGRPIPAEAFRVELTAPDGSLWSWGPEEAGQRVTGSAVDFCLLVTQRRHRDDLPLHTTGKDAAEWLTIAQAFAGPPGTGRAVGQFA; from the coding sequence ATGGCTGATCTGGAGGCGTTGCTCGGCGATTTCGAGGCCGAATGCGTGGATCTCGACCACCTGGTGGCTCCGCTGAGCCCGGCCGACTGGGCCCGGCCGACGCCGGCGGCGGGCTGGACCATCGCCCATCAGATCGCCCATCTGACCTGGACGGACGAGGTATCGACGATCGCGGCCACCGATGCCGGCGCCTTCGCCGAACTACTCCGCGAAGCCGCCGCGAAGATCGCGACCTTCGTCGACGACGCCGCCGCCGATATGGCCACCACGCCGCCGCCGGACCTGCTGGAACGGTGGCGCCGCGGCCGCCGGGGTCTCGCGGATGCCTTGCGAGCGGTTCCGGCCGGTACGAAACTGCCGTGGTTCGGACCACCGATGAGCCCGATGTCCATGGTCAGCGCCCGGCTGATGGAGACCTGGGCGCACGGCCAGGATGTGGCCGACGCGCTCGGCGCGGCCCGGACACCGACCGCGCGCCTGCGCAATATCGCCCATATCGGGGTGCGTACGCGCGATTTCGCGTACACCGTGCACGGTCGGCCGATACCGGCGGAGGCGTTCCGGGTCGAATTGACCGCCCCGGACGGCTCCCTGTGGAGCTGGGGGCCGGAGGAGGCCGGACAGCGGGTCACCGGATCCGCGGTGGATTTCTGCCTGCTGGTCACCCAACGTCGCCATCGTGACGATCTACCGCTCCATACCACCGGGAAGGATGCGGCCGAGTGGCTGACGATCGCCCAGGCGTTCGCCGGCCCGCCGGGAACAGGACGCGCGGTAGGGCAGTTCGCCTGA
- a CDS encoding MlaD family protein, producing the protein MSWLLRHKLLLSAIGLVAIFVIGASYLAISVMRINPLRSTYTVTVSLDRSGGLQPGNDVTLRGFRVGKVNSIKLAGRGSSIAAEAQIDTRYKIPVATQVVVHALSAAGEQYVDFQPDTDQGPFLKDGSVIQFDPQKVQTPTPVSEVLVNASGFFDQIDPDRFSTILTEMDTALSGGPDQLRNMIDALSLVTAGLDSLLPQTTNLLKNLRTIASTTSNAQPDLSTLTHNSSTLFIQFNNANDELRKVLDQAPAQMQSLGATLDKTADPITSLANNFVAITRAAQLRLPALRALFPSLVVGSSAMGVPAHDGEFYTILDIWPRPFCQYSHAPIAPYVVTDGTVPKWNYCTNPPPDQQIRGSANAPRPDVPNNGAQMPSGADPNDRTPPPVR; encoded by the coding sequence ATGAGTTGGCTACTGCGTCACAAACTACTGCTCTCCGCGATCGGTCTGGTGGCGATCTTCGTCATCGGTGCGAGTTACCTGGCGATCAGCGTCATGCGGATCAATCCGCTGCGCAGCACCTACACCGTCACCGTGTCGCTGGACCGCTCCGGTGGCCTGCAGCCGGGTAACGATGTCACGTTGCGCGGATTCCGCGTCGGCAAGGTGAATTCCATCAAGCTGGCCGGACGGGGTTCCTCGATCGCGGCCGAGGCCCAGATCGACACCCGCTACAAGATTCCGGTCGCGACCCAGGTCGTGGTGCACGCGCTGTCGGCGGCCGGTGAGCAGTACGTGGACTTCCAGCCCGACACCGATCAGGGACCGTTCCTGAAGGACGGCTCGGTGATCCAGTTCGATCCGCAGAAGGTGCAGACGCCGACTCCGGTGTCGGAGGTGCTGGTGAACGCCAGCGGCTTCTTCGATCAGATCGATCCCGATCGGTTCAGCACCATCCTCACCGAGATGGACACCGCCTTGAGCGGAGGCCCGGATCAGCTGCGCAACATGATCGATGCGCTGAGCCTGGTGACGGCCGGTCTGGACAGTCTGCTGCCGCAGACCACCAATCTGCTGAAGAATCTGCGCACGATCGCGTCGACCACGTCCAACGCCCAGCCCGATCTCAGCACCCTCACTCACAATTCGTCGACGTTGTTCATTCAGTTCAACAACGCCAACGACGAGTTGCGCAAGGTGCTGGATCAGGCGCCGGCCCAGATGCAGTCCCTGGGCGCGACGCTGGACAAGACCGCCGATCCGATCACCAGCCTGGCCAACAACTTCGTGGCCATCACCCGGGCCGCACAGTTGCGGCTGCCGGCTCTGCGGGCCCTGTTCCCGTCGCTGGTAGTCGGTAGTTCCGCCATGGGCGTGCCCGCGCACGACGGGGAGTTCTATACGATCCTCGATATCTGGCCGCGCCCGTTCTGCCAGTACTCGCATGCGCCGATCGCGCCGTATGTCGTGACGGACGGGACGGTACCGAAGTGGAACTACTGCACGAACCCGCCGCCGGACCAGCAGATCCGTGGGTCGGCGAACGCACCTCGGCCGGATGTTCCGAACAACGGAGCTCAGATGCCGTCCGGCGCCGATCCGAACGATCGGACGCCGCCCCCGGTGCGATGA
- a CDS encoding AurF N-oxygenase family protein, producing the protein MTLSQSDRTDPFGPEYRETLAILSEGSVHRNFDPYLDIDWDSPELAIDPDDPRWVLSPELDPLGGTEWYRSLPLDRRIEIGKWRIANVIKVGAAFESILIRGMMQYIMKLPNGAPEFRYCLHEMTEECNHIQMFQELINRIGVDVPGMRPLFRATSPLIGVLGGYAHTILFIGILGGEEPIDHYQKAVIREGATMPPAVLRTMQIHIAEEARHISFAGEFLKAHIERMGPVGTAVCGLAFPITMRWLAGQIMAPPASFAREFDIPREVIDEAFWNSPHSRRILSGYFGDMRKLADELGLMNPVTRMLWSLLHVDGEHSRYRGEPERRRPAAAVAQLPIVGPLVGWLAA; encoded by the coding sequence ATGACGCTGTCGCAATCGGATCGCACCGATCCGTTCGGCCCGGAGTACCGGGAAACGCTGGCGATCCTGTCGGAGGGGTCGGTCCACCGCAATTTCGATCCCTATCTCGATATCGATTGGGATTCACCGGAACTGGCGATCGATCCCGACGATCCGAGATGGGTGCTCTCACCGGAACTCGATCCGCTCGGTGGAACCGAGTGGTATCGGTCGCTGCCGCTGGATCGTCGGATCGAGATCGGGAAATGGCGTATCGCCAACGTGATCAAGGTGGGCGCCGCCTTCGAGAGCATCCTGATCCGCGGAATGATGCAGTACATCATGAAGCTCCCCAACGGAGCTCCGGAATTCCGGTACTGCCTGCACGAGATGACCGAAGAGTGCAACCACATCCAGATGTTCCAGGAACTGATCAACCGGATCGGCGTGGACGTCCCCGGCATGCGGCCGCTGTTCCGGGCGACATCGCCACTGATCGGAGTGCTCGGCGGATACGCGCACACCATTCTGTTCATCGGCATCCTCGGCGGTGAGGAACCGATCGACCACTATCAGAAGGCCGTGATCCGCGAGGGTGCGACGATGCCGCCGGCGGTGCTGCGCACCATGCAGATCCATATCGCCGAGGAGGCGCGCCACATCTCCTTCGCCGGAGAATTCCTGAAGGCGCATATCGAGCGGATGGGCCCGGTCGGAACGGCCGTGTGCGGGTTGGCGTTTCCGATCACCATGCGCTGGCTGGCCGGCCAGATCATGGCTCCCCCGGCCTCGTTCGCACGGGAATTCGACATTCCGCGCGAAGTCATCGACGAGGCCTTCTGGAATTCACCGCATTCGCGCCGGATCCTGTCGGGCTACTTCGGCGATATGCGGAAACTGGCCGATGAGTTGGGCCTGATGAATCCGGTGACGCGCATGCTGTGGTCGCTGCTCCACGTGGACGGGGAACACTCGCGGTACCGGGGCGAACCCGAGCGCCGACGGCCGGCCGCCGCGGTGGCTCAGCTGCCGATCGTCGGACCGCTGGTGGGCTGGCTCGCGGCCTGA
- a CDS encoding helix-turn-helix domain-containing protein, which translates to MSTDRPVGRLLREWRHRRNLSQLDLAIEADVSARHISFVETGRTLPSSAMVLHLADRLDVPLRERNRLLVAAGYAPVFHDRPLDDPDLARARETVQQVLLAHEPYPALAVDRRWNLLLANSAVRVFLDRAAPDLLRPPINMMRLGLHPNGLMSRLRNPAQVRAFLLPRLAHQADSSGDPYLHELYEELAGLEPAHPAPDPADVALHIRLEHRGVELCFVNTVTTFGAAFDIALGEIAVEAYLPADATTRRFFGVHTDPDGFSVGEYRRREVPHSSG; encoded by the coding sequence ATGAGTACGGATCGCCCGGTCGGACGGCTGCTGCGTGAGTGGCGGCATCGCCGCAACCTCAGTCAACTGGACCTGGCGATCGAGGCCGATGTGTCGGCCCGGCACATCAGCTTCGTGGAGACCGGCCGGACATTGCCGAGCAGCGCGATGGTGCTGCATCTGGCCGACCGGCTGGATGTGCCACTGCGCGAACGCAATCGGTTGCTCGTCGCCGCGGGATACGCGCCGGTGTTCCACGACCGACCGCTCGATGATCCGGATCTGGCGCGAGCTCGCGAGACGGTCCAGCAGGTGCTGCTCGCACATGAGCCCTATCCGGCGCTGGCCGTGGACAGGCGGTGGAACCTGCTCCTCGCCAACAGCGCGGTGCGGGTGTTCCTGGATCGAGCCGCGCCGGATCTGCTGCGACCGCCGATCAATATGATGCGACTGGGATTACATCCGAACGGACTGATGTCGCGGTTGCGCAATCCGGCGCAGGTTCGCGCCTTTCTGTTGCCGCGCCTCGCCCATCAGGCCGACAGCAGCGGAGATCCGTACCTGCACGAACTGTACGAGGAGTTGGCCGGTCTCGAGCCGGCCCATCCCGCACCGGACCCGGCCGACGTCGCACTGCACATCCGGCTCGAACACCGCGGAGTCGAACTGTGTTTCGTCAACACCGTCACCACCTTCGGTGCGGCCTTCGACATCGCGCTGGGTGAAATCGCGGTCGAGGCGTACCTGCCCGCGGACGCCACCACCCGGCGATTCTTCGGCGTGCATACCGATCCGGACGGATTCTCCGTGGGTGAGTACCGCCGGCGCGAGGTACCTCACTCGTCCGGGTGA
- a CDS encoding MCE family protein — MKLTKPSIRGSFGRLRLSRATKVVAIGAAVLVAGSCGSVQNAVGGSTHITADFRNIAGIFEGNPITVLGLDVGKVDKIIPKGEYVEVHMTVNHDVDIPKNVMAAIISPSIVTDRHIELTPRYTGGPKLPDNTHLTVQQTRTPVELDTMIKTIDQFTAALKPAPGQTEGPLSGTVLYDMVNGQGEKIRDTLNALSGALKVGVDNKDAISTIIIKLNELTSMLADNDQSVRDFSNKVTQMSSLLAEQAPGLQGTLDQLNDFLANTSGVFSQYQNQLSESLTGLTAVTDQLRQNAAGVVETVDVAPLLLQNLDRSMNRNGGFVRLHAVLGTILSGEIVSLFCERIQMKSDGCRTGKIEDFGPDLGLTAALLGLTK, encoded by the coding sequence ATGAAACTGACCAAACCATCGATCCGAGGTTCGTTCGGCCGGCTCCGGCTCTCGCGTGCCACCAAGGTGGTGGCCATCGGCGCGGCCGTGCTGGTGGCCGGCAGCTGTGGTTCGGTGCAGAACGCGGTGGGCGGGTCCACCCATATCACTGCCGACTTCCGCAATATCGCCGGTATTTTCGAGGGGAATCCGATCACGGTGCTCGGCCTCGATGTGGGCAAGGTAGACAAGATCATCCCCAAGGGCGAGTACGTCGAGGTTCACATGACCGTGAACCACGATGTCGACATTCCGAAAAATGTCATGGCGGCGATCATTTCGCCGTCGATCGTGACGGACCGCCACATCGAGCTCACCCCGCGCTACACCGGCGGCCCGAAGCTGCCGGACAACACCCATCTGACCGTGCAGCAGACCCGGACCCCGGTCGAACTGGACACGATGATCAAGACCATCGACCAGTTCACCGCCGCGCTGAAGCCGGCGCCCGGCCAGACCGAGGGGCCGCTGTCGGGCACGGTGCTCTACGACATGGTCAACGGCCAGGGCGAGAAGATCCGTGACACCCTCAACGCGCTGTCGGGCGCACTGAAGGTCGGTGTCGACAACAAGGACGCGATCTCGACCATCATCATCAAGCTCAACGAGCTGACCTCGATGCTGGCCGACAACGATCAGTCGGTGCGCGACTTCAGCAACAAGGTCACCCAGATGTCGTCGCTGCTGGCCGAGCAGGCGCCGGGTCTGCAAGGCACGCTGGACCAGCTCAACGACTTCCTGGCCAACACCAGCGGAGTGTTCAGTCAGTATCAGAATCAGTTGTCGGAGAGCCTGACCGGGCTCACCGCGGTCACCGACCAGCTGCGCCAGAACGCCGCCGGTGTGGTGGAGACGGTGGACGTGGCGCCGCTGCTGCTGCAGAACCTGGACCGGTCGATGAATCGCAACGGTGGATTCGTCCGCCTGCACGCCGTGCTCGGCACCATCCTCTCCGGTGAGATCGTCAGCTTGTTCTGTGAACGAATCCAGATGAAGTCCGACGGCTGCCGGACCGGCAAGATCGAGGACTTCGGGCCCGACCTCGGGTTGACCGCCGCACTGTTGGGACTGACGAAATGA
- a CDS encoding ribonuclease H family protein: protein MIIVSTDGSCLRNPGGAIGWAWVDHQGGSASAGAASGTNQVAELRAVLEAIRSHPGPEPLFIESDSLYAIKCASEWLPGWRRNGWRTATGSPVKNVELVRWIDHAISTRPGPVRFRWVRGHVGNYFNEQADQLAGAAARAAAAAPDPAPNGVDDLPPLPAGAPALAPPAPADTMTDSAVTTPITVVTPEKSGPRAKRARASADTTDALTLF, encoded by the coding sequence ATGATCATCGTGAGCACCGACGGATCCTGCCTGCGTAACCCCGGCGGCGCCATCGGCTGGGCGTGGGTCGATCATCAGGGCGGTTCGGCGAGTGCCGGTGCCGCTTCGGGCACCAATCAGGTCGCGGAGCTACGCGCCGTACTGGAAGCCATCCGGTCCCATCCGGGGCCGGAACCATTGTTCATCGAAAGTGATTCGCTGTACGCGATCAAATGCGCCTCCGAGTGGCTACCCGGCTGGCGGCGCAACGGTTGGCGCACCGCGACCGGCAGCCCGGTGAAGAACGTGGAACTGGTCCGCTGGATCGATCACGCGATCTCGACTCGTCCCGGGCCGGTGCGATTTCGCTGGGTCCGCGGACACGTCGGCAACTACTTCAACGAGCAGGCCGACCAACTCGCCGGTGCCGCGGCGCGCGCCGCGGCCGCGGCACCCGATCCGGCACCGAACGGCGTCGACGATCTACCCCCGCTACCGGCCGGCGCACCAGCGCTCGCGCCCCCGGCGCCTGCCGACACCATGACCGATTCCGCGGTGACCACACCGATCACGGTGGTCACCCCGGAGAAATCCGGCCCCCGCGCGAAGCGGGCCCGGGCGAGCGCCGACACCACGGACGCGCTCACTCTGTTCTGA
- a CDS encoding methyltransferase domain-containing protein — MSAPFQPSESLRLSEPDPAAVEAFAGEMVETLDRASTAVMISMGHQTGLFDALAGMPAATSEQLASATDLDERYVREWLGGMTTAAIVTYDPQHASYRLPPEHAACLTRAAGPDNLARVMQFIGLMGEVEPKVVERFRAGGGLSYADYGRFHALMAEESAAVFDAALIDVILPLAPGLSQRLRDGIDVADLGCGRGHAVNLMARAFPASTVTGYDFTAEAIDSARAEAAALDLPNANFEVQDIAELHRPQTYDLITVFDAIHDQAHPARVLSNIAEALRPGGTFLMVDIHASSKLEENLDLPLGPFLYAVSTMHCMSVSLSQGGDGLGTVWGEQRALSMLADAGFTDVRVHHVDGDPMNSYYVAHT; from the coding sequence ATGTCCGCACCGTTCCAACCCTCGGAATCACTCCGACTATCCGAACCCGACCCGGCTGCCGTCGAAGCCTTCGCCGGGGAGATGGTGGAAACACTGGATCGTGCCAGTACCGCGGTCATGATCAGCATGGGCCATCAGACCGGACTGTTCGATGCGCTGGCCGGGATGCCCGCAGCGACCAGCGAGCAGCTCGCGTCGGCTACCGACCTGGATGAGCGGTATGTCCGGGAATGGCTGGGTGGGATGACCACCGCCGCGATCGTCACCTACGACCCGCAGCATGCCAGCTATCGCCTGCCGCCGGAGCATGCCGCCTGCCTCACCCGGGCGGCCGGTCCGGACAATCTGGCACGGGTGATGCAGTTCATCGGCTTGATGGGCGAGGTGGAGCCGAAAGTAGTGGAGCGATTCCGGGCCGGCGGGGGCCTGTCGTACGCCGATTACGGCCGATTCCACGCGTTGATGGCCGAAGAGAGCGCCGCGGTGTTCGACGCGGCCTTGATCGATGTGATCCTGCCTCTCGCGCCGGGGCTGTCGCAGCGGTTGCGCGACGGCATCGACGTGGCCGATCTCGGTTGCGGTCGCGGACATGCGGTGAACCTGATGGCGCGCGCATTTCCGGCCAGTACGGTCACCGGCTACGACTTCACCGCCGAGGCGATCGACTCCGCGCGCGCCGAGGCCGCGGCACTGGATCTGCCGAACGCCAATTTCGAGGTGCAGGATATCGCCGAACTGCACCGGCCGCAGACCTACGATCTGATCACGGTATTCGACGCCATCCACGATCAGGCACATCCGGCTCGGGTGCTGAGCAATATCGCCGAGGCGCTCCGCCCGGGGGGCACCTTCCTGATGGTCGACATCCACGCTTCCAGCAAACTGGAAGAGAACCTGGATCTGCCGCTGGGTCCGTTCCTCTACGCGGTATCGACCATGCACTGCATGTCGGTGTCGCTGAGCCAGGGCGGTGACGGTCTCGGCACGGTATGGGGCGAACAACGGGCGTTGTCGATGCTGGCCGATGCCGGATTCACCGATGTGCGGGTGCATCACGTGGACGGTGATCCGATGAACAGTTACTACGTCGCTCACACGTGA
- a CDS encoding TetR/AcrR family transcriptional regulator, with product MATSSASAPVPIGGRQARWQPHNDRRRELIVSALIELLEESASGAEVSMQQIANRSGLAKSVVYRQFSGRDELDRRARSTISEQFVDTIDAALDVWDGSIHQILRRTVAAVADWITEHGRLYDFVRGGPAVGDPDDVDALSSVKATIAARTRALVTGLAGVVGVVDEAAADTMTFAIVSMTEATVSRWARDPRPLLNRDHLIAEVAGYAWSVLDGAARVHDLTLDPELPLIELIDLLAGDRPVDDQAASQPTSGPTIGS from the coding sequence GTGGCGACCTCCTCCGCGTCCGCACCGGTCCCGATCGGCGGCCGGCAGGCGCGATGGCAGCCGCACAACGATCGGCGTCGGGAGCTGATCGTGTCGGCGCTGATCGAACTGCTCGAGGAGTCCGCTTCCGGTGCCGAGGTGTCCATGCAGCAGATCGCGAATCGGTCCGGGCTGGCGAAATCCGTGGTGTATCGACAGTTCTCGGGTCGTGATGAGCTCGATCGGCGGGCCCGGAGCACGATCAGTGAGCAATTCGTCGACACCATCGACGCCGCCCTGGACGTCTGGGACGGCTCGATTCATCAGATCCTGCGCCGCACCGTCGCCGCGGTGGCGGACTGGATCACCGAACACGGCCGGCTCTACGACTTCGTCCGCGGCGGCCCGGCCGTCGGCGATCCCGACGATGTGGATGCGCTGAGCAGCGTCAAGGCCACCATCGCGGCCCGGACCCGGGCACTGGTCACCGGCCTGGCCGGGGTCGTGGGAGTGGTCGACGAAGCGGCGGCCGACACCATGACCTTCGCGATCGTGTCGATGACCGAGGCGACGGTGAGTCGCTGGGCCCGGGATCCGCGGCCGCTGCTGAACCGCGACCACCTGATAGCCGAGGTCGCGGGCTACGCCTGGAGTGTGCTCGATGGCGCGGCCCGCGTCCACGACCTGACGCTGGATCCGGAACTTCCGCTGATCGAGTTGATCGATCTGCTCGCGGGTGATCGTCCGGTCGACGATCAGGCCGCGAGCCAGCCCACCAGCGGTCCGACGATCGGCAGCTGA
- a CDS encoding nuclear transport factor 2 family protein: protein MTENRNLVVDGFREFAAGNTDILRELLHENFIEHSPGNPSGRDAFIEFIATAPVAGAHLDLKRVVAEGDLVVLHYHLDSPGDSRGLAVVDIWRVADGQIVEHWDVVQPVPEPALTPHGMF, encoded by the coding sequence ATGACTGAGAACCGCAACCTGGTCGTCGACGGCTTCCGTGAATTCGCGGCCGGCAACACCGATATCCTGCGCGAACTGCTGCATGAGAACTTCATCGAGCACAGCCCGGGCAACCCCAGCGGTCGCGACGCGTTCATCGAGTTCATCGCCACCGCACCGGTCGCGGGGGCGCACCTCGACCTGAAGCGCGTGGTGGCCGAGGGCGATCTGGTCGTGCTGCACTACCACCTGGACTCGCCGGGCGATTCACGCGGCCTCGCCGTCGTCGATATCTGGCGGGTGGCGGACGGACAGATCGTGGAGCACTGGGATGTGGTGCAGCCGGTACCGGAACCCGCGCTGACGCCGCATGGGATGTTCTGA